CGAAAAACAGCGTATAACGCGCTTGTTTGTTGCATGGATCGAGCATATGGACCGATTGACCGCCATGACCGTGTTCGTCGAGGTGGCCGAGCGCGGCAGCCTCACCGCCGCCGCCGAGGTGCTGGACATGTCGCGGGCGATGGTCACCCGCTACCTGGCCGAGGTCGAGGGCTGGCTGGGCGCGCGCCTGCTGCACCGGACCACGCGTCGGGTCAGCCTGACCGGCCCCGGCGAGGCGGCGCTGGCGCGCTTCCGGCAGATGCTGGCCATCGGCGAGGCGCTGCAGGGCGAACTGGCCAGCGACGATCCCGAGCCGCACGGCACGCTGCGGGTGACCGCCAGCGTGTCGTTCGGGCAGGCCCACCTGGCGCGGGCGGTGGCAGGTTTCGTCGCACGCCACCCGGCGGCGCGCATCGAACTGCTGCTGGTCGACCGCATGGTGAACCTGGTGGAAGAGCGCGTGGACCTGGCCGTGCGCATCGCCCGCCAGATTGACCCCAGCCTGATTGCGCGACGAATGGCCACCTGTCGCTCGGTGCTGTGCGCGACGCCGTCCTACCTGCAGGCACGCGGTACGCCCACCGCACCGGAACACCTGGCCGCGCACAACTGCCTCACCCATCACTACGTGGGCAAGAGCCTGTGGCAGCTGCACCGCGATGGCCGTTCACTGTCGGTGGCGGTGGGCGGCAACATCAGCGCCAACGAGGCCTCGCTGTTGCTGGAAGCAGTGCGTGCCGGTGCCGGCATCGCCATGCTGCCGACCTACCAGGTGGCGCCGCTGCTGCGCAGTGGCGAGCTGATCGAGTTGTTGCCCGAGTTCAGTCTGGACGAACTCGGCATTCATGCCGTGTACGCGTCGCGGCGCCAGCAGCCCGCTATCATGCGGCGATTCCTGGACTACCTGGCCGAGTGTTTCGCCAGCCCGGCCTTCCAGGATCTGGATTGGCGCCCACCGGGCAAGGAGAACACATGAACCATGGACAGGCCTTGATCGACCACAACCGTGCTGCCTGGGACCGCCAGGCCAGCGAAGTGCGCGAATGGTCGCGCCCGGTGGAGAGTTCCATCGTCGCCGCCGCGCGCGAAGGGCGCTGGCAGGTGCACCTGACCCCACGCGCGCTGCCGCTGGACTGGCTGGGCGATGTGCGCGGCCGCCGCATCCTGTGCCTGGCCTCGGGCGGTGGCCAGCAGGCACCGGTGCTGGCGGCGGCCGGTGCGGAGGTGACCGTGTTCGACCTGTCCGATGGCCAGCTCGAGCAGGACCGTAGGGTCGCGGCGCGTGATGGGCTGCAGCTGCGCACGGTGCAGGGCGACATGCGCGATCTGCACGCCTTCGCCAACGACAGCTTCGACGTGGTGTTCCACCCGATCTCCAACCTGTACGTACCCGACGTGCGCCCGGTGTGGACCGAATGCCGCCGCGTGCTGGCGCGCGATGGCATGTTGATGGCCAGCTTCTACAACCCGGTGCTGTTCGTCGGTGCACGCGATCCGCAGCTGGATACACAGGGTTTGATCCGGCCGCAGTACGCCATTCCCTATTCGGACCTGGAAGACCTGCCCGCCGCAGAGCGTGAGGCGAAACTCGCCCGCGGCGATGCCCTGACCTTTGGCCACAGCCTGACCGAACTGATCGGCGGGCAGCTGGATGCAGGCTTCGTGATTGATCGGTTCATGGAAGACTGGCAGCCGACGCCGCGCTTCCTGATCGACCGTTACCTGCCCACCTTTCTGGCCACCCGCGCACGCAGGATCGGCTGAGGCGGATCCCGGGGAAAAAGCACGGCGTACAATGGACGGCCCCACGTTGTACAGGCGTCGTCCCTTGTCGTATCCCTATCCGCTGGTCGTATTCGATCTCGATGGCACGCTGGTCGACAGCGCAGCTGACATCGCCGAAGCGCTGAACCGCACGCTGGAAGCCATCGGCATGGCACGCGTGCCGGAAGCCACCGTGCTCGGCTGGATCGGCGACGGTGTGCGCCGCCTGGTCGAACAGGCCGTGCACGCCGCCGGTCGTGAGGTGGACCTGGCTGAGGTGATGCCGGTGTTCATGGTGCACTACCGTGAGTGCCTGCTGCGCAGCCCGCGCCTGTTCGATGGTGTGGGCGAAGCGCTGGCGCAACTGCGTGCACACAACGTGCCGCTGGCGATCTGCACCAACAAGCCCGAAGCACTGGTGCCGCCGCTGCTGCAGCACCTGGGCATCGGTGATGCGTTCGCGCTGATACTGGGTGGCGATTCGCTGCCAGAGCGCAAGCCCAGCGGCGAACCGCTGCGGCACATCGCCGCGCACTTCGGGCTGCCGGTGGAGTCCTGCCTGATGGTGGGCGATTCGTTGACCGATTACCGCGCCGCCGAAGACGCCGGCATGCCGATCGCACTGGTGCGCTACGGCTATCCGCGCGGCCTGGACCTGGCCACCGCGCATGCGGTGGCGGTGATCGATGACCTGCGTGAACTGCCGGGATTGGCCGCCGGCGTCCCGGTGTAGAGCCGAGCCCATGCTCGGCTGCTTTGCTGCCTGAGCCGAGCATGGGCTC
This genomic window from Stenotrophomonas maltophilia contains:
- a CDS encoding LysR family transcriptional regulator: MDRLTAMTVFVEVAERGSLTAAAEVLDMSRAMVTRYLAEVEGWLGARLLHRTTRRVSLTGPGEAALARFRQMLAIGEALQGELASDDPEPHGTLRVTASVSFGQAHLARAVAGFVARHPAARIELLLVDRMVNLVEERVDLAVRIARQIDPSLIARRMATCRSVLCATPSYLQARGTPTAPEHLAAHNCLTHHYVGKSLWQLHRDGRSLSVAVGGNISANEASLLLEAVRAGAGIAMLPTYQVAPLLRSGELIELLPEFSLDELGIHAVYASRRQQPAIMRRFLDYLAECFASPAFQDLDWRPPGKENT
- a CDS encoding class I SAM-dependent methyltransferase, which codes for MNHGQALIDHNRAAWDRQASEVREWSRPVESSIVAAAREGRWQVHLTPRALPLDWLGDVRGRRILCLASGGGQQAPVLAAAGAEVTVFDLSDGQLEQDRRVAARDGLQLRTVQGDMRDLHAFANDSFDVVFHPISNLYVPDVRPVWTECRRVLARDGMLMASFYNPVLFVGARDPQLDTQGLIRPQYAIPYSDLEDLPAAEREAKLARGDALTFGHSLTELIGGQLDAGFVIDRFMEDWQPTPRFLIDRYLPTFLATRARRIG
- the gph gene encoding phosphoglycolate phosphatase (PGP is an essential enzyme in the glycolate salvage pathway in higher organisms (photorespiration in plants). Phosphoglycolate results from the oxidase activity of RubisCO in the Calvin cycle when concentrations of carbon dioxide are low relative to oxygen. This enzyme is a member of the Haloacid Dehalogenase (HAD) superfamily of aspartate-nucleophile hydrolase enzymes (PF00702).), with the translated sequence MSYPYPLVVFDLDGTLVDSAADIAEALNRTLEAIGMARVPEATVLGWIGDGVRRLVEQAVHAAGREVDLAEVMPVFMVHYRECLLRSPRLFDGVGEALAQLRAHNVPLAICTNKPEALVPPLLQHLGIGDAFALILGGDSLPERKPSGEPLRHIAAHFGLPVESCLMVGDSLTDYRAAEDAGMPIALVRYGYPRGLDLATAHAVAVIDDLRELPGLAAGVPV